The Macaca fascicularis isolate 582-1 chromosome 11, T2T-MFA8v1.1 genome includes a region encoding these proteins:
- the ZNF384 gene encoding zinc finger protein 384 isoform X4 — MEESHFNSNPYFWPSIPTVSGQIENTMFINKMKDQLLPEKGCGLAPPHYPTLLTVPASVSLPSGISMDTESKSDQLTPHSQASVTQNITVVPVPSTGLMTAGPGLVITSPSGSLVTTASSAQTFPISAPMIVSALPPGSQALQVVPDLSKKVASTLTEEGGGGGGGGGSVAPKPPRGRKKKRMLESGLPEMNDPYVLSPEDDDDHQKDGKTYRCRMCSLTFYSKSEMQIHSKSHTETKPHKCPHCSKTFANSSYLAQHIRIHSGAKPYSCNFCEKSFRQLSHLQQHTRIHSKMHTETIKPHKCPHCSKTFANTSYLAQHLRIHSGAKPYNCSYCQKAFRQLSHLQQHTRIHTGDRPYKCAHPGCEKAFTQLSNLQSHRRQHNKDKPFKCHNCHRAYTDAASLEVHLSTHTVKHAKVYTCTICSRAYTSETYLMKHMRKHNPPDLQQQVQAAAAAAAVAQAQAQAQAQAQAQAQAQAQAQAQAQAQAQASQASQQQQQQQQQPPPHFQSPGAAPQGGGGGDSNPNPPPQCSFDLTPYKTAEHHKDICLTVTTSTIQVEHLASS, encoded by the exons ATGGAAGAATCTCACTTCAATTCTAACCCATACTTCTGGCCTTCTATCCCCACAGTCTCAGGTCAG aTTGAGAACACAATGTTCATCAACAAGATGAAGGATCAGCTGTTGCCAGAGAAGGGCTGTGGTCTGGCTCCACCTCACTACCCCACCTTGCTGACAGtgcctgcctcagtgtccctgcCCTCGGGCATCAGTATGGACACAGAGTCCAAGTCAGACCAGCTGACCCCACACAGCCAAGCATCCGTTACCCAGAATATCACGGTGGTCCCTGTGCCGTCTACAGGACTGATGACTGCTG GTCCGGGTTTGGTAATCACGTCCCCCTCAGGCTCTCTTGTGACCACAGCATCATCAGCTCAGACCTTCCCCATTTCGGCTCCCATGATTGTCTCAGCTCTTCCCCCTGGCTCACAAGCCCTGCAGGTTGTCCCTGACCTCTCCAAGAAGGTAGCATCGACCCTAACCGaggaaggaggtggaggtggtggtggaggtggcagtgtgGCTCCTAAGCCGCCCCGGGGCCGGAAGAAGAAGCGGATGCTGGAATCAGGGCTGCCTGAGATGAACGACCCTTATGTCCTCTCCCCTGAGGATGATGATGACCATCAGAAAGACGGCAAGACCTACAG GTGCCGGATGTGCTCACTGACATTCTACTCCAAGTCGGAGATGCAGATCCACTCCAAGTCACACACCGAGACCAAGCCCCACAAGTGCCCACATTGCTCCAAGACCTTCGCCAACAGCTCCTACCTGGCCCAGCACATCCGTATACACTCAGGGGCTAAGCCCTACAGTTGTAACTTCTGTGAGAAATCCTTCCGCCAGCTCTCCCACCTTCAGCAGCACACCCG GATCCACTCCAAGATGCACACGGAGACCATCAAGCCCCACAAGTGCCCGCACTGCTCCAAGACCTTCGCCAACACCTCCTACCTGGCCCAGCACCTCCGTATCCACTCGGGGGCCAAGCCCTACAACTGTTCCTACTGCCAGAAGGCCTTCCGCCAGCTCTCCCACCTCCAGCAGCACACACG AATCCACACTGGTGATAGACCATACAAATGTGCACACCCAGGCTGTGAGAAAGCCTTCACACAACTCTCCAATCTGCAG TCCCACAGACGGCAACACAACAAAGATAAACCCTTCAAGTGCCACAACTGTCATCGGGCGTACACGGATGCAGCCTCACTGGAGGTGCACCTGTCTACGCACACAGTGAAGCATGCCAAGGTGTACACCTGCACCATCTGCAGTCGGGCATACACATCA GAAACATACCTTATGAAACATATGCGCAAACACAACCCTCCTGATCTTCAGCAACAAGTGCaggcagcagcggcggcggcagcagtGGCCCAGGCCCAGGCGCAGGCCCAGGCTCAAGCTCAAGCGCAAGCCCAGGCTCAGGCTCAGgctcaggcccaggcccaggcccaggcccaggcctccCAGGcatcacagcagcagcagcagcagcagcaacagccaCCACCACACTTCCAGTCTCCTGGGGCAGCCCcccagggtgggggtggtggggacagCAACCCCAACCCTCCACCCCAGTGTTCCTTTGACCTGACCCCCTATAAGACGGCGGAGCATCATAAGGACATCTGCCTCACTGTCACCACCAGCACCATCCAGGTGGAGCACCTGGCCAGCTCTTAG
- the ZNF384 gene encoding zinc finger protein 384 isoform X8, with translation MEESHFNSNPYFWPSIPTVSGQIENTMFINKMKDQLLPEKGCGLAPPHYPTLLTVPASVSLPSGISMDTESKSDQLTPHSQASVTQNITVVPVPSTGLMTAGPGLVITSPSGSLVTTASSAQTFPISAPMIVSALPPGSQALQVVPDLSKKVASTLTEEGGGGGGGGGSVAPKPPRGRKKKRMLESGLPEMNDPYVLSPEDDDDHQKDGKTYRCRMCSLTFYSKSEMQIHSKSHTETKPHKCPHCSKTFANSSYLAQHIRIHSGAKPYSCNFCEKSFRQLSHLQQHTRIHTGDRPYKCAHPGCEKAFTQLSNLQSHRRQHNKDKPFKCHNCHRAYTDAASLEVHLSTHTVKHAKVYTCTICSRAYTSETYLMKHMRKHNPPDLQQQVQAAAAAAAVAQAQAQAQAQAQAQAQAQAQAQAQAQAQAQASQASQQQQQQQQQPPPHFQSPGAAPQGGGGGDSNPNPPPQCSFDLTPYKTAEHHKDICLTVTTSTIQVEHLASS, from the exons ATGGAAGAATCTCACTTCAATTCTAACCCATACTTCTGGCCTTCTATCCCCACAGTCTCAGGTCAG aTTGAGAACACAATGTTCATCAACAAGATGAAGGATCAGCTGTTGCCAGAGAAGGGCTGTGGTCTGGCTCCACCTCACTACCCCACCTTGCTGACAGtgcctgcctcagtgtccctgcCCTCGGGCATCAGTATGGACACAGAGTCCAAGTCAGACCAGCTGACCCCACACAGCCAAGCATCCGTTACCCAGAATATCACGGTGGTCCCTGTGCCGTCTACAGGACTGATGACTGCTG GTCCGGGTTTGGTAATCACGTCCCCCTCAGGCTCTCTTGTGACCACAGCATCATCAGCTCAGACCTTCCCCATTTCGGCTCCCATGATTGTCTCAGCTCTTCCCCCTGGCTCACAAGCCCTGCAGGTTGTCCCTGACCTCTCCAAGAAGGTAGCATCGACCCTAACCGaggaaggaggtggaggtggtggtggaggtggcagtgtgGCTCCTAAGCCGCCCCGGGGCCGGAAGAAGAAGCGGATGCTGGAATCAGGGCTGCCTGAGATGAACGACCCTTATGTCCTCTCCCCTGAGGATGATGATGACCATCAGAAAGACGGCAAGACCTACAG GTGCCGGATGTGCTCACTGACATTCTACTCCAAGTCGGAGATGCAGATCCACTCCAAGTCACACACCGAGACCAAGCCCCACAAGTGCCCACATTGCTCCAAGACCTTCGCCAACAGCTCCTACCTGGCCCAGCACATCCGTATACACTCAGGGGCTAAGCCCTACAGTTGTAACTTCTGTGAGAAATCCTTCCGCCAGCTCTCCCACCTTCAGCAGCACACCCG AATCCACACTGGTGATAGACCATACAAATGTGCACACCCAGGCTGTGAGAAAGCCTTCACACAACTCTCCAATCTGCAG TCCCACAGACGGCAACACAACAAAGATAAACCCTTCAAGTGCCACAACTGTCATCGGGCGTACACGGATGCAGCCTCACTGGAGGTGCACCTGTCTACGCACACAGTGAAGCATGCCAAGGTGTACACCTGCACCATCTGCAGTCGGGCATACACATCA GAAACATACCTTATGAAACATATGCGCAAACACAACCCTCCTGATCTTCAGCAACAAGTGCaggcagcagcggcggcggcagcagtGGCCCAGGCCCAGGCGCAGGCCCAGGCTCAAGCTCAAGCGCAAGCCCAGGCTCAGGCTCAGgctcaggcccaggcccaggcccaggcccaggcctccCAGGcatcacagcagcagcagcagcagcagcaacagccaCCACCACACTTCCAGTCTCCTGGGGCAGCCCcccagggtgggggtggtggggacagCAACCCCAACCCTCCACCCCAGTGTTCCTTTGACCTGACCCCCTATAAGACGGCGGAGCATCATAAGGACATCTGCCTCACTGTCACCACCAGCACCATCCAGGTGGAGCACCTGGCCAGCTCTTAG
- the ZNF384 gene encoding zinc finger protein 384 isoform X3, with translation MEESHFNSNPYFWPSIPTVSGQIENTMFINKMKDQLLPEKGCGLAPPHYPTLLTVPASVSLPSGISMDTESKSDQLTPHSQASVTQNITVVPVPSTGLMTAGVSCSQRWRREGSQSRGPGLVITSPSGSLVTTASSAQTFPISAPMIVSALPPGSQALQVVPDLSKKVASTLTEEGGGGGGGGGSVAPKPPRGRKKKRMLESGLPEMNDPYVLSPEDDDDHQKDGKTYRCRMCSLTFYSKSEMQIHSKSHTETKPHKCPHCSKTFANSSYLAQHIRIHSGAKPYSCNFCEKSFRQLSHLQQHTRIHSKMHTETIKPHKCPHCSKTFANTSYLAQHLRIHSGAKPYNCSYCQKAFRQLSHLQQHTRIHTGDRPYKCAHPGCEKAFTQLSNLQSHRRQHNKDKPFKCHNCHRAYTDAASLEVHLSTHTVKHAKVYTCTICSRAYTSETYLMKHMRKHNPPDLQQQVQAAAAAAAVAQAQAQAQAQAQAQAQAQAQAQAQAQAQAQASQASQQQQQQQQQPPPHFQSPGAAPQGGGGGDSNPNPPPQCSFDLTPYKTAEHHKDICLTVTTSTIQVEHLASS, from the exons ATGGAAGAATCTCACTTCAATTCTAACCCATACTTCTGGCCTTCTATCCCCACAGTCTCAGGTCAG aTTGAGAACACAATGTTCATCAACAAGATGAAGGATCAGCTGTTGCCAGAGAAGGGCTGTGGTCTGGCTCCACCTCACTACCCCACCTTGCTGACAGtgcctgcctcagtgtccctgcCCTCGGGCATCAGTATGGACACAGAGTCCAAGTCAGACCAGCTGACCCCACACAGCCAAGCATCCGTTACCCAGAATATCACGGTGGTCCCTGTGCCGTCTACAGGACTGATGACTGCTG GAGTCTCCTGTTCTCAGAggtggagaagagaagggagtCAATCAAGGG GTCCGGGTTTGGTAATCACGTCCCCCTCAGGCTCTCTTGTGACCACAGCATCATCAGCTCAGACCTTCCCCATTTCGGCTCCCATGATTGTCTCAGCTCTTCCCCCTGGCTCACAAGCCCTGCAGGTTGTCCCTGACCTCTCCAAGAAGGTAGCATCGACCCTAACCGaggaaggaggtggaggtggtggtggaggtggcagtgtgGCTCCTAAGCCGCCCCGGGGCCGGAAGAAGAAGCGGATGCTGGAATCAGGGCTGCCTGAGATGAACGACCCTTATGTCCTCTCCCCTGAGGATGATGATGACCATCAGAAAGACGGCAAGACCTACAG GTGCCGGATGTGCTCACTGACATTCTACTCCAAGTCGGAGATGCAGATCCACTCCAAGTCACACACCGAGACCAAGCCCCACAAGTGCCCACATTGCTCCAAGACCTTCGCCAACAGCTCCTACCTGGCCCAGCACATCCGTATACACTCAGGGGCTAAGCCCTACAGTTGTAACTTCTGTGAGAAATCCTTCCGCCAGCTCTCCCACCTTCAGCAGCACACCCG GATCCACTCCAAGATGCACACGGAGACCATCAAGCCCCACAAGTGCCCGCACTGCTCCAAGACCTTCGCCAACACCTCCTACCTGGCCCAGCACCTCCGTATCCACTCGGGGGCCAAGCCCTACAACTGTTCCTACTGCCAGAAGGCCTTCCGCCAGCTCTCCCACCTCCAGCAGCACACACG AATCCACACTGGTGATAGACCATACAAATGTGCACACCCAGGCTGTGAGAAAGCCTTCACACAACTCTCCAATCTGCAG TCCCACAGACGGCAACACAACAAAGATAAACCCTTCAAGTGCCACAACTGTCATCGGGCGTACACGGATGCAGCCTCACTGGAGGTGCACCTGTCTACGCACACAGTGAAGCATGCCAAGGTGTACACCTGCACCATCTGCAGTCGGGCATACACATCA GAAACATACCTTATGAAACATATGCGCAAACACAACCCTCCTGATCTTCAGCAACAAGTGCaggcagcagcggcggcggcagcagtGGCCCAGGCCCAGGCGCAGGCCCAGGCTCAAGCTCAAGCGCAAGCCCAGGCTCAGGCTCAGgctcaggcccaggcccaggcccaggcccaggcctccCAGGcatcacagcagcagcagcagcagcagcaacagccaCCACCACACTTCCAGTCTCCTGGGGCAGCCCcccagggtgggggtggtggggacagCAACCCCAACCCTCCACCCCAGTGTTCCTTTGACCTGACCCCCTATAAGACGGCGGAGCATCATAAGGACATCTGCCTCACTGTCACCACCAGCACCATCCAGGTGGAGCACCTGGCCAGCTCTTAG
- the ZNF384 gene encoding zinc finger protein 384 isoform X1, translating to MEESHFNSNPYFWPSIPTVSGQIENTMFINKMKDQLLPEKGCGLAPPHYPTLLTVPASVSLPSGISMDTESKSDQLTPHSQASVTQNITVVPVPSTGLMTAGVSCSQRWRREGSQSRGPGLVITSPSGSLVTTASSAQTFPISAPMIVSALPPGSQALQVVPDLSKKVASTLTEEGGGGGGGGGSVAPKPPRGRKKKRMLESGLPEMNDPYVLSPEDDDDHQKDGKTYRSEGNCGTGNGQSLGLMDSVPGSTTNLLCDPGCRMCSLTFYSKSEMQIHSKSHTETKPHKCPHCSKTFANSSYLAQHIRIHSGAKPYSCNFCEKSFRQLSHLQQHTRIHSKMHTETIKPHKCPHCSKTFANTSYLAQHLRIHSGAKPYNCSYCQKAFRQLSHLQQHTRIHTGDRPYKCAHPGCEKAFTQLSNLQSHRRQHNKDKPFKCHNCHRAYTDAASLEVHLSTHTVKHAKVYTCTICSRAYTSETYLMKHMRKHNPPDLQQQVQAAAAAAAVAQAQAQAQAQAQAQAQAQAQAQAQAQAQAQASQASQQQQQQQQQPPPHFQSPGAAPQGGGGGDSNPNPPPQCSFDLTPYKTAEHHKDICLTVTTSTIQVEHLASS from the exons ATGGAAGAATCTCACTTCAATTCTAACCCATACTTCTGGCCTTCTATCCCCACAGTCTCAGGTCAG aTTGAGAACACAATGTTCATCAACAAGATGAAGGATCAGCTGTTGCCAGAGAAGGGCTGTGGTCTGGCTCCACCTCACTACCCCACCTTGCTGACAGtgcctgcctcagtgtccctgcCCTCGGGCATCAGTATGGACACAGAGTCCAAGTCAGACCAGCTGACCCCACACAGCCAAGCATCCGTTACCCAGAATATCACGGTGGTCCCTGTGCCGTCTACAGGACTGATGACTGCTG GAGTCTCCTGTTCTCAGAggtggagaagagaagggagtCAATCAAGGG GTCCGGGTTTGGTAATCACGTCCCCCTCAGGCTCTCTTGTGACCACAGCATCATCAGCTCAGACCTTCCCCATTTCGGCTCCCATGATTGTCTCAGCTCTTCCCCCTGGCTCACAAGCCCTGCAGGTTGTCCCTGACCTCTCCAAGAAGGTAGCATCGACCCTAACCGaggaaggaggtggaggtggtggtggaggtggcagtgtgGCTCCTAAGCCGCCCCGGGGCCGGAAGAAGAAGCGGATGCTGGAATCAGGGCTGCCTGAGATGAACGACCCTTATGTCCTCTCCCCTGAGGATGATGATGACCATCAGAAAGACGGCAAGACCTACAG GAGCGAAGGGAACTGCGGCACAGGAAATGGACAGAGCCTTGGGCTCATGGATTCAGTTCCCGGCTCCACCACGaatttgctgtgtgaccctgg GTGCCGGATGTGCTCACTGACATTCTACTCCAAGTCGGAGATGCAGATCCACTCCAAGTCACACACCGAGACCAAGCCCCACAAGTGCCCACATTGCTCCAAGACCTTCGCCAACAGCTCCTACCTGGCCCAGCACATCCGTATACACTCAGGGGCTAAGCCCTACAGTTGTAACTTCTGTGAGAAATCCTTCCGCCAGCTCTCCCACCTTCAGCAGCACACCCG GATCCACTCCAAGATGCACACGGAGACCATCAAGCCCCACAAGTGCCCGCACTGCTCCAAGACCTTCGCCAACACCTCCTACCTGGCCCAGCACCTCCGTATCCACTCGGGGGCCAAGCCCTACAACTGTTCCTACTGCCAGAAGGCCTTCCGCCAGCTCTCCCACCTCCAGCAGCACACACG AATCCACACTGGTGATAGACCATACAAATGTGCACACCCAGGCTGTGAGAAAGCCTTCACACAACTCTCCAATCTGCAG TCCCACAGACGGCAACACAACAAAGATAAACCCTTCAAGTGCCACAACTGTCATCGGGCGTACACGGATGCAGCCTCACTGGAGGTGCACCTGTCTACGCACACAGTGAAGCATGCCAAGGTGTACACCTGCACCATCTGCAGTCGGGCATACACATCA GAAACATACCTTATGAAACATATGCGCAAACACAACCCTCCTGATCTTCAGCAACAAGTGCaggcagcagcggcggcggcagcagtGGCCCAGGCCCAGGCGCAGGCCCAGGCTCAAGCTCAAGCGCAAGCCCAGGCTCAGGCTCAGgctcaggcccaggcccaggcccaggcccaggcctccCAGGcatcacagcagcagcagcagcagcagcaacagccaCCACCACACTTCCAGTCTCCTGGGGCAGCCCcccagggtgggggtggtggggacagCAACCCCAACCCTCCACCCCAGTGTTCCTTTGACCTGACCCCCTATAAGACGGCGGAGCATCATAAGGACATCTGCCTCACTGTCACCACCAGCACCATCCAGGTGGAGCACCTGGCCAGCTCTTAG
- the ZNF384 gene encoding zinc finger protein 384 isoform X5, which translates to MEESHFNSNPYFWPSIPTVSGQIENTMFINKMKDQLLPEKGCGLAPPHYPTLLTVPASVSLPSGISMDTESKSDQLTPHSQASVTQNITVVPVPSTGLMTAGVSCSQRWRREGSQSRGPGLVITSPSGSLVTTASSAQTFPISAPMIVSALPPGSQALQVVPDLSKKVASTLTEEGGGGGGGGGSVAPKPPRGRKKKRMLESGLPEMNDPYVLSPEDDDDHQKDGKTYRSEGNCGTGNGQSLGLMDSVPGSTTNLLCDPGCRMCSLTFYSKSEMQIHSKSHTETKPHKCPHCSKTFANSSYLAQHIRIHSGAKPYSCNFCEKSFRQLSHLQQHTRIHTGDRPYKCAHPGCEKAFTQLSNLQSHRRQHNKDKPFKCHNCHRAYTDAASLEVHLSTHTVKHAKVYTCTICSRAYTSETYLMKHMRKHNPPDLQQQVQAAAAAAAVAQAQAQAQAQAQAQAQAQAQAQAQAQAQAQASQASQQQQQQQQQPPPHFQSPGAAPQGGGGGDSNPNPPPQCSFDLTPYKTAEHHKDICLTVTTSTIQVEHLASS; encoded by the exons ATGGAAGAATCTCACTTCAATTCTAACCCATACTTCTGGCCTTCTATCCCCACAGTCTCAGGTCAG aTTGAGAACACAATGTTCATCAACAAGATGAAGGATCAGCTGTTGCCAGAGAAGGGCTGTGGTCTGGCTCCACCTCACTACCCCACCTTGCTGACAGtgcctgcctcagtgtccctgcCCTCGGGCATCAGTATGGACACAGAGTCCAAGTCAGACCAGCTGACCCCACACAGCCAAGCATCCGTTACCCAGAATATCACGGTGGTCCCTGTGCCGTCTACAGGACTGATGACTGCTG GAGTCTCCTGTTCTCAGAggtggagaagagaagggagtCAATCAAGGG GTCCGGGTTTGGTAATCACGTCCCCCTCAGGCTCTCTTGTGACCACAGCATCATCAGCTCAGACCTTCCCCATTTCGGCTCCCATGATTGTCTCAGCTCTTCCCCCTGGCTCACAAGCCCTGCAGGTTGTCCCTGACCTCTCCAAGAAGGTAGCATCGACCCTAACCGaggaaggaggtggaggtggtggtggaggtggcagtgtgGCTCCTAAGCCGCCCCGGGGCCGGAAGAAGAAGCGGATGCTGGAATCAGGGCTGCCTGAGATGAACGACCCTTATGTCCTCTCCCCTGAGGATGATGATGACCATCAGAAAGACGGCAAGACCTACAG GAGCGAAGGGAACTGCGGCACAGGAAATGGACAGAGCCTTGGGCTCATGGATTCAGTTCCCGGCTCCACCACGaatttgctgtgtgaccctgg GTGCCGGATGTGCTCACTGACATTCTACTCCAAGTCGGAGATGCAGATCCACTCCAAGTCACACACCGAGACCAAGCCCCACAAGTGCCCACATTGCTCCAAGACCTTCGCCAACAGCTCCTACCTGGCCCAGCACATCCGTATACACTCAGGGGCTAAGCCCTACAGTTGTAACTTCTGTGAGAAATCCTTCCGCCAGCTCTCCCACCTTCAGCAGCACACCCG AATCCACACTGGTGATAGACCATACAAATGTGCACACCCAGGCTGTGAGAAAGCCTTCACACAACTCTCCAATCTGCAG TCCCACAGACGGCAACACAACAAAGATAAACCCTTCAAGTGCCACAACTGTCATCGGGCGTACACGGATGCAGCCTCACTGGAGGTGCACCTGTCTACGCACACAGTGAAGCATGCCAAGGTGTACACCTGCACCATCTGCAGTCGGGCATACACATCA GAAACATACCTTATGAAACATATGCGCAAACACAACCCTCCTGATCTTCAGCAACAAGTGCaggcagcagcggcggcggcagcagtGGCCCAGGCCCAGGCGCAGGCCCAGGCTCAAGCTCAAGCGCAAGCCCAGGCTCAGGCTCAGgctcaggcccaggcccaggcccaggcccaggcctccCAGGcatcacagcagcagcagcagcagcagcaacagccaCCACCACACTTCCAGTCTCCTGGGGCAGCCCcccagggtgggggtggtggggacagCAACCCCAACCCTCCACCCCAGTGTTCCTTTGACCTGACCCCCTATAAGACGGCGGAGCATCATAAGGACATCTGCCTCACTGTCACCACCAGCACCATCCAGGTGGAGCACCTGGCCAGCTCTTAG
- the ZNF384 gene encoding zinc finger protein 384 isoform X7, giving the protein MEESHFNSNPYFWPSIPTVSGQIENTMFINKMKDQLLPEKGCGLAPPHYPTLLTVPASVSLPSGISMDTESKSDQLTPHSQASVTQNITVVPVPSTGLMTAGVSCSQRWRREGSQSRGPGLVITSPSGSLVTTASSAQTFPISAPMIVSALPPGSQALQVVPDLSKKVASTLTEEGGGGGGGGGSVAPKPPRGRKKKRMLESGLPEMNDPYVLSPEDDDDHQKDGKTYRCRMCSLTFYSKSEMQIHSKSHTETKPHKCPHCSKTFANSSYLAQHIRIHSGAKPYSCNFCEKSFRQLSHLQQHTRIHTGDRPYKCAHPGCEKAFTQLSNLQSHRRQHNKDKPFKCHNCHRAYTDAASLEVHLSTHTVKHAKVYTCTICSRAYTSETYLMKHMRKHNPPDLQQQVQAAAAAAAVAQAQAQAQAQAQAQAQAQAQAQAQAQAQAQASQASQQQQQQQQQPPPHFQSPGAAPQGGGGGDSNPNPPPQCSFDLTPYKTAEHHKDICLTVTTSTIQVEHLASS; this is encoded by the exons ATGGAAGAATCTCACTTCAATTCTAACCCATACTTCTGGCCTTCTATCCCCACAGTCTCAGGTCAG aTTGAGAACACAATGTTCATCAACAAGATGAAGGATCAGCTGTTGCCAGAGAAGGGCTGTGGTCTGGCTCCACCTCACTACCCCACCTTGCTGACAGtgcctgcctcagtgtccctgcCCTCGGGCATCAGTATGGACACAGAGTCCAAGTCAGACCAGCTGACCCCACACAGCCAAGCATCCGTTACCCAGAATATCACGGTGGTCCCTGTGCCGTCTACAGGACTGATGACTGCTG GAGTCTCCTGTTCTCAGAggtggagaagagaagggagtCAATCAAGGG GTCCGGGTTTGGTAATCACGTCCCCCTCAGGCTCTCTTGTGACCACAGCATCATCAGCTCAGACCTTCCCCATTTCGGCTCCCATGATTGTCTCAGCTCTTCCCCCTGGCTCACAAGCCCTGCAGGTTGTCCCTGACCTCTCCAAGAAGGTAGCATCGACCCTAACCGaggaaggaggtggaggtggtggtggaggtggcagtgtgGCTCCTAAGCCGCCCCGGGGCCGGAAGAAGAAGCGGATGCTGGAATCAGGGCTGCCTGAGATGAACGACCCTTATGTCCTCTCCCCTGAGGATGATGATGACCATCAGAAAGACGGCAAGACCTACAG GTGCCGGATGTGCTCACTGACATTCTACTCCAAGTCGGAGATGCAGATCCACTCCAAGTCACACACCGAGACCAAGCCCCACAAGTGCCCACATTGCTCCAAGACCTTCGCCAACAGCTCCTACCTGGCCCAGCACATCCGTATACACTCAGGGGCTAAGCCCTACAGTTGTAACTTCTGTGAGAAATCCTTCCGCCAGCTCTCCCACCTTCAGCAGCACACCCG AATCCACACTGGTGATAGACCATACAAATGTGCACACCCAGGCTGTGAGAAAGCCTTCACACAACTCTCCAATCTGCAG TCCCACAGACGGCAACACAACAAAGATAAACCCTTCAAGTGCCACAACTGTCATCGGGCGTACACGGATGCAGCCTCACTGGAGGTGCACCTGTCTACGCACACAGTGAAGCATGCCAAGGTGTACACCTGCACCATCTGCAGTCGGGCATACACATCA GAAACATACCTTATGAAACATATGCGCAAACACAACCCTCCTGATCTTCAGCAACAAGTGCaggcagcagcggcggcggcagcagtGGCCCAGGCCCAGGCGCAGGCCCAGGCTCAAGCTCAAGCGCAAGCCCAGGCTCAGGCTCAGgctcaggcccaggcccaggcccaggcccaggcctccCAGGcatcacagcagcagcagcagcagcagcaacagccaCCACCACACTTCCAGTCTCCTGGGGCAGCCCcccagggtgggggtggtggggacagCAACCCCAACCCTCCACCCCAGTGTTCCTTTGACCTGACCCCCTATAAGACGGCGGAGCATCATAAGGACATCTGCCTCACTGTCACCACCAGCACCATCCAGGTGGAGCACCTGGCCAGCTCTTAG